From the Odocoileus virginianus isolate 20LAN1187 ecotype Illinois chromosome 21, Ovbor_1.2, whole genome shotgun sequence genome, one window contains:
- the CCKAR gene encoding cholecystokinin receptor type A → MDVVDSLLMNESNLTPPCELGIENETLFCLDQPHPSKEWQPAVQILLYSLIFLLSVLGNTLVITVLIRNKRMRTVTNIFLLSLAVSDLMLCLFCMPFNLIPNLLKDFIFGSAVCKTTTYFMGTSVSVSTFNLVAISLERYGAICKPLQSRVWQTKSHALKVIAATWCLSFTIMTPYPIYSNLVPFTKNNNQTANMCRFLLPSDVMQQSWHTFLLLILFLIPGIVMMVAYGLISLELYQGIKFDASQKKSARERKPSSGSSGRYEDSDGCYLQRPQHPRKMELRQLSSGSSRRVHRIRSSSPAANLVAKKRVIRMLMVIVVLFFLCWMPIFSANAWRAFDTASAERRLSGTPISFILLLSYTSSCVNPIIYCFMNKRFRLGFLATFPCCPNPGPPGARGDVGDEVESGSTRASLSKCSYSHASASAPPP, encoded by the exons ATGGATGTGGTTGACAGCCTTCTCATGAATGAAAGCAACCTGACTCCCCCCTGTGAACTGGGGATCGAAAATGAGACGCTTTTCTGCTTGGATCAGCCCCATCCTTCCAAAG AGTGGCAGCCGGCCGTGCAGATTCTCTTATACTCCTTGATATTCCTGCTCAGCGTGCTGGGAAACACGCTGGTCATTACGGTGCTGATTAGGAACAAGAGGATGAGAACAGTGACCAAcattttcctcctctccctggcTGTCAGCGACCTCATGCTCTGTCTCTTCTGCATGCCATTCAACCTCATCCCCAACCTGCTCAAGGATTTCATCTTCGGGAGCGCTGTTTGCAAGACCACCACCTACTTCATGG GCACCTCTGTGAGTGTCTCCACCTTTAATCTGGTCGCCATATCACTGGAGAGATATGGTGCAATTTGCAAACCCTTACAGTCCCGAGTTTGGCAAACGAAGTCCCATGCTTTGAAGGTGATTGCTGCTACCTGGTGCCTCTCCTTCACCATCATGACTCCATACCCAATTTATAGCAACTTGGTGCCTTTTACCAAAAATAACAACCAGACCGCAAATATGTGCCGCTTTCTACTACCAAGTGATGTCATGCAGCAGTCCTG gcaCACATTCCTGTTACTCATCCTCTTTCTTATTCCTGGAATTGTGATGATGGTGGCATATGGATTAATCTCTTTGGAACTTTACCAAGGAATAAAATTTGATGCTAGCCAGAAGAAGTCTGCTCGAG AAAGGAAACCGAGCTCGGGCAGCAGCGGCAGGTATGAGGACAGCGACGGCTGCTACCTGCAGAGACCCCAGCACCCAAGGAAGATGGAGCTGCGGCAGCTGTCCTCCGGCAGCAGCCGCAGGGTCCACCGCATCAGGAGCAGCAGCCCCGCGGCCAACCTCGTGGCCAAGAAGCGTGTCATCCGCATGCTGATGGTCATCGTGGTCCTCTTCTTCCTGTGCTGGATGCCCATCTTCAGCGCCAACGCCTGGCGGGCCTTTGACACCGCCTCTGCCGAGCGCCGCCTCTCGGGGACCCCCATCTCCTTCATCCTCCTGCTGTCCTACACCTCGTCCTGCGTCAACCCCATCATCTACTGCTTCATGAACAAGAGGTTCCGCCTCGGCTTCCTGGCCACGTTCCCCTGCTGCCCCAACCCCGGCCCCCCGGGAGCGCGAGGGGACGTGGGGGACGAGGTGGAGAGCGGCAGCACGCGGGCGTCTCTGTCCAAATGCTCCTACAGCCACGCAAGCGCCTCGGCGCCGCCCCCGTGA